Sequence from the Cydia fagiglandana chromosome 8, ilCydFagi1.1, whole genome shotgun sequence genome:
ctgagaagtaaacaatttcatttccggctaaactaaaacaatgtggtggcgcgttgattatattacacttagtttatcaaatcactcgagcagtttaattccccataataatttaagtcctattgtaatataaatgcaaacaatatataattacgtcttgtaatccgttttagagatggcgtattaatgtcacttatttttattgaactatttttccatctgacagtttccatttgacaggaacaaaatgaacgaatgaacgaatgattttggcttaaagtagtcgcaaacccgaaacaatgtgtgcacacggcgaccacactttatgtcactttgtgtcatgtgtcgacccttccccatttctggtaactgtgtcgacacggcgacgactctgcgactggaattgtgaccgaaacagacggtgtcgacacaagatgtgtctacacggcgtcgtaacggcgactggaaatggttgtatgggatatggatgtttaaattttcgacatacctacgcacggaaagtgcttATTGCCGCACTAGTGTGGGAAAGTAGCACCATAagtaatgtaaatatttttattagatgCAGTAAGGTGTTCAAAGTAACAGTTAGCTTTTCAAGGTTCTGGTTAGTTTATTATCTACTGCCCTGTAAGTCTTTTCTACACTCCACATTTTATTAGGTGGATAACCGCCTTAGGCTGCATTTTCACCAGAGATGTGCGACGATGCGCAACGAGGCATGTGTTTGTGTGTTCTTAACAAATATAGGTATTTGTCGCTGTCCCTACGCCTCCTCACACATATCTAGCGGAAACGAAAGGTTAAATATCTCCTGCGTGCAAATCACTTCTGGTTAATAACTCGCGACGACTAGGCGCATGGGCGCCGCCAGGATTACTTTCAGGGAGGTGCATATGTGTAATAGAAGCACTCGATGCCGTCATTTATGTACGTGTCAATGTTCaaacaataacataataatGCTGGCGCAGTCaggtaaaaaatatgtatatgtattttgtattttttcctaCGTGTTTTCTTTCCTGCCAGGGGGGCGCAAGTGCACCCCCTTGCACCCCGCTGCTGGCGCCCATGACTAGGCgttaaatttactaaaataaaatacctgTTTTCATTCTGTCAACACAAGAAATAAAGTTAAACTTATAATGTActttaataattaagtaaatataacatAGTGGCATTTATTATTAACTAAATTAATTCCAGTAGGTATTAATTTCTTAGCACAAAGGCTTATGACCTACCTATGAGCTTTTATATAACGTTACGCACTTTaggtttagtttaattattaaaCACTCAGCGAAGTCCGAACTTCAGCTTTCTTCTTGGGTACATAACCATAAAGGAATATAGATGCAATAACTAATACAGTACCAACCGTAAACTGTACAGTCAAGTGgaaattaaatatgtacatagatGCTACACAAGATATTACTATGGCCACGGAAGTGGCAAAGCCTTTTAATATATTGTCAGCGTATTTAACAACCACGGCGACTATAAGCCCTCCCGCCGCTTGCAATATTACCAAGTACCAGACGAATCCGTCGAAACCCCTGAGAAGGTGGTTCAACGAGCCCTCGTTTATTAGATAAGTTACTGTTCCAAATGGTAGCGACAGCAAACTTAGCTGAACGTTTCTCATCCACAcctaaaacaaataaacattttaatagtAAACTACCTATCTatcgtaacacaatggaatcaaattaagattaattacacCTTTTGACCGCCACACTCGGCTGTGACCGTTCTATTCTAAGCAcattataaatgtaaaacaAGCTGTGGACGACAAGCGAATCGGAAATTGGTATCACGACTCACGACTTTACCTACGACAAACCCCCTATCTCCCCAACACGGAGCAAATTTTCAGAAGATGTTACCAACATTGTGATAGTGAAAAGTTTCAGCGATAACGCATCTCCTTGCTTTAGTTTAGTCTTTGCTGAATATCGAAAGGTGGACCAGAAGATGTTTATAAATTGACAAAATCGGGCCTATCGGGGCGTCTAATTAAAATTGATAAATGGTGGTGATAAGGTACTTAGATGTATAGTTTCGCACTATGTTTTGATTAGATATgatcacggaagaaagaatgaccGCGCCGCGCTCTGATATGATAAATAGTAAAATACTTACTGATATGTCTGATTCTTTCAAGACTTTTTCAAAATAGATACCAGCAAATCCTGATATAAAACAAGCTGCTAAAGCAGCTCCGAATCCTAGAATCCGGGATTGCTGTGGTAAGTGTGTAGATGCCACTTTTCCCGATCCATTATCAGACGAAAGTTGGACCAGCGCTATGCCACTGGCTAGTAATGCCAAAGCACACCACTGCCATCTTTTTAAAGTCCGTTTTAATACAACTACGGCAAAAAATGCCGTCGTTAATATTTTTAACTGATATGTGACCTGAAAAAGAAAAGATATTTATTCAAATTAATCTAGAAGCCCTTAATACTTACTCattcgaaataaaaaatattttatggaacctcctccttttttttaaatttatcagTCAAAATTTACCTGGTATGTTGCAGCATCCAAGTTGGAGGCGGAGACATAAAGTAGATTATTTTGCACTATATACAAGAAGGATGGGACACAGACTCGCAGAGTGTCTTCCAGGTTTAATATCACCGTGGCATATATTGAATGGACGCCGCCCTTAATACTGCCTGACTCGTGCATCACAAGAACAGTACAGATTATAAACTTTACTAACTCTGCTAAAAGTACAGctgaaaattataataattgttAATTTGAGAgaagaaataaatataacattagtaaatagtaggtaagtaattaaccctttgaccgccgttggcatgtatacaagacaacgatagaacgatacactggcgccgctgtcttgtatacaagacacaaattcaaccgctcggtaaatgtgaaaaaacatcaattgtagtatatttttacactcgtgttaatgttttaggtctttgatttttaaaataattgcatttaaagcagataaataaatccattcttttataataaggcaatcaaaaaaattgctccagttttcaacgtttttcacgttcctcgtcgccgttgtcttgtatacaagacagctagggatgggaatgttaattcgatatgagaatattagagatgcaacggatagttgtttggccggatactggatattcggcctgaccatcggccgaatatccggtatccggccgccgaatatcggccagcagagctgcacctacatttcggtttttcaggtgcgcattctgcagttttgacctgtttctaagtgaacgttcgcgcggacacatttctaggttcgaaatgagtgcgcgtgcaagtcagttgaatctctaaattgttttaaaataataaacaagtacgattatgaccgtgactgtttcttaaatccaatttgtttactccaaaatcaagcaatggtactatccggtattcggccggatagtagggcactatccggtatccggccggatattaaaatactggccggatagggcggataccggatagtaaccgaatatccggtgcatctctagagaatattcaaaataaatatcaagtgaccaatctggttttatttaagcatttgaacacctgttaaatgccaattggtgataactagtaactagaatacgttaaacgagagagagacaggcataactatagctggagttcagggaacttgttcagctgtccatagtagagtcagacaaataaatctgtccttgtggtctatttgcagaacaaatgattcattttgagatgatagtgtagtggggagtgataccctgcagtgaccgcttcgcacaagaatggtacctacaggcggacgctcggactagtcagtgtcgcctaactatgagaatgttatgtatttgaaattgacgaaaaattattatggtagggagggtgtaatacgggaactgacaagctcttctaaggaacatgtcgaatgtgaaacatgcattcccgatcatttctgatccccacccttttccaatattattgttcttcactcattgacaattcaacccacgtgtcattttccccGATGCCGTtccggtacatttatattatcgacacacgatgcgcggctctaaccatacgcttataaagtttacgtaccgacaagcgcttacgccgttgacctagagactattattacttaatccgcgcggaaacggtccttgtcggtctgcactgcgggcagtccatgcgcgccgttgtcatgtatacaagacttctcgtagagcctagtgcggtgatattacgtcatgaatcgatattgtttagtggttgtttttaatgataaagacctttatttttaacattgtcgtgtgtaaaaaatatgttaatttttggcattctcgaaataaattaaagttggttaagaacaaagccaaattgagaagatttttaccataaattgtaaatatcgatatcacattttgcaatccctaaactttttattagttgtttacttagaatttactctggcgtgtgagtgagcgtctttgcggactaggtccggcggccaaaaggttaattacaaaaataacatGAACTTCCTAATATAACATCATCATCCATGACGCCTCGGCCGCGAAACGCACGATTTGAGCGTACAGGCTTGGTGCGTGCGTCCCGTGGCCTTCGGGTAAATGTTGATATAACGAATTTCAAAATATGTAGAAGTGAGATAAGCATTCGGaagtatgttttatttaattaatctttttccaggcatagtaggatatatcgaccacatacgcgccaATTGAATTTCAACTTAGAATGCACTTTCGGGAAATGtgacttgtcttcaaatgaatcatcaaacctggattaattggaatatatttggattttttgggaaagccttgtagattggtgcggcctggaaaagggttaaccAACATGTACAGGTCAGAGATAAACGTACCAGCTGCTGAGGAAAACATCTCCACATCCCGGGTGCGGGCGTAGCGCATACTGAGACCCAGAATAGCATTCTGAACCGTTAATATGACTAAACTCGCATATTTAAGATATCCTGAAACCAATACAAgagtacttataatatatatgaTCTACAACAGGGGTCACTATTCACTAAATGGCGGACCGCATCCGGCCCGCTGACCTaagtattttttagggttccgtacccaaagggtaaaacgggaccctattactaagacttcgctgtccgtccgtccgtctgtcaccaggctgtatctcacgaaccgtcatagctagacagttgaaattttcacagatgatgtatttctgttgccgctataacaacaaatactaaaaacagaataaaataaagatttaaatggggctcccatacaacaaacgtgatttttgatcaaagttaagaaACGttgggaggggtcagtacttggatgggtgaccgtttttttcttgctttttttttgttttttttttgcattatggtacggaacccttcgtgcgcgagtccgactcgcacttgcccggttttttttcaagGAGAAACGGACCGCGAaggtcattttattttaagaaccGAACTCCTGAAGAAACTAATTGCCGAAccctggggcccgtttctcaaaagcttgttaCTTGTGATACAAGTGGaggtccctttctaacaaaagctgtctaAATTGATATCCGCTTGTATtgcaagcttttgagaaacgggcccctgatCTACAACTAAATCAACTAATGCTCTTTCTTATTGACCGAGCTTTAGCGAAGGTTCTACGTTTCATCTTGGGCATAAATGCTTTCGTACCTACCTATGTCCGAGTGTTCTCTACAGGTCgaaattctcaaccgattctagGGAAACTTTGTCATAGTCATATAGtcatatatttattcaaaaaaaaacaatacaagtattgtgtttgaaatacatggcttaaaactaaaattattagacacttaataaaatgtaaagataaaaatgtaggtatcatAAATGTTAAACATTATCATAAATTTCATCCACTGTGTAAAAGCAACTTCTCAATAAAAATCTTTTCAAATCCCTAAGAAACAGCGAGTGATCCGTAATGATTTTTAGTTCAGTAGGCAATCTATTATAAAGGGTTATGGCTTGATGAGCAACGGAATGCGCAGCAACCTCGAGTCTAGGACAGAAAATAACTTTCATATTTTTGGTGCGCGTAAGTAAGCGTTCATATTGCTCTTCACAAGACTCGTTCTTAAGAAGCTTTGTGAGCAGTAGCAAGACATACAAACTAGGCACCGTGAGAATTCCTAATTCTTTGAAAAAATGTCTACACGAAACCCAAGGAGGTATGCGAAACATAGTACGAACTGCTCTCTTTTGTATTATAAGAGCCCTGTTAATATTATACTGGTAGCTGTTTCCCCAGAGTTTAATGCTATATCTTGGCTTAGATTCTATCAAAGAGTAATAGACTGACTTGAGCTGATCAATTCCCATGACCTCCCTGAGACACCGTAAGGCATAGCATGATGATGCAATAGAGCTCTCGACAACCTCCAGCTCATGTTTCCAATTTAGGTGGGAGTCTATGCGCACACCGAGACATTTTATCTGGTCTACTACATCTATGACAGCTCCATTTATTGATACGTCAAGTTTGTCTGTCTTCTTCgagttatatttaaataatattaatttagtctTATTAGTGTTTAcacgtaaattattttttaaaaaccaGTCACTAAAGGTTAAAATTGCATCATTCATAATTCTATTTAGCTCATCAATACTATCAGCACAAACAGTTGCAGTTGTATCATCTGCATAAACCGTCAACTTACAATTTTtaactttaatattaatataatttatgaGGTCGTTAGTAAATACGAGAAATAGTAATGGACCGAGAATGGAACCCTGTGGGACACCTCGTTTAACATCAACAACCTTAGACGTAATAGATTTTTCGTGATAGTTTTGAACGTTCCGTATTTCTACAAATTGTTTTCTATTTTCAAGATAATTTAACAGGAGCCGGTATGCATTGCCTCTGATTCCATAGAAATCAAGCTTTTTCATAAGAATCGCATGATCTACTAAGTCAAAAGCGGAACTTAGGTCAATAAAAAGACTCGCCACTTTTCTTCCTTTGTTAAGCTCTTTCACAATATCATTTACAAGACAGTCAATAGCGTCAgtggtacctatgtttttttggaatccaaattgcCGAGGGTTGATGATATCATACACAATAAAATGGTCTAAAAGGCGTGATTTGATCAGTTTCTCAAAAATTTTTGAGAGGACTGGAAGTAGCGATATCGGCCGATAATTTTTAAGGTCAGTTTGTGATCCTTTTTTATAAATGGGAAGAATCCTAGCCACTTTTAACTGTTCAGGAAACACTGCAGATTCGAAGCATTTGTTAAAAAGAAAAGCCAATGGTTCCGCCAGTAAGTCTATACAATCTTTGATCACCGAAATCGGCATTTCATCGAAACCACTAGATTTTTTGTTATCCATACTTTGAACTATTTTCATTATTTCAATTGAAGTTACTGAATTAAAGGATATGTCATTGAATTTCCTATTATTAGATTGATCAAGGATATGTACAGCTGAACGCAAATCACCGGTGTTTGGGTTATTACTGTGATCAAAACCTTTTGAAAATAAGTTAGCCACCTCTTGAGGATTTACAAAAACATCATTTTCTACCTTCAGGATAATTTCACCAAGTTGAGGTTTGTGAGATTTGTTACGATATTTGTTAACAACATTCCATATTACTTTTGCCGATCCTTTGGCATTACTTTCCGTTTTGCAAATCTGACG
This genomic interval carries:
- the LOC134666522 gene encoding UDP-N-acetylglucosamine transporter; this translates as MDEMKKSIIAPSSNRRVNNGYLKYASLVILTVQNAILGLSMRYARTRDVEMFSSAAAVLLAELVKFIICTVLVMHESGSIKGGVHSIYATVILNLEDTLRVCVPSFLYIVQNNLLYVSASNLDAATYQVTYQLKILTTAFFAVVVLKRTLKRWQWCALALLASGIALVQLSSDNGSGKVASTHLPQQSRILGFGAALAACFISGFAGIYFEKVLKESDISVWMRNVQLSLLSLPFGTVTYLINEGSLNHLLRGFDGFVWYLVILQAAGGLIVAVVVKYADNILKGFATSVAIVISCVASMYIFNFHLTVQFTVGTVLVIASIFLYGYVPKKKAEVRTSLSV